Proteins encoded together in one Prunus dulcis chromosome 3, ALMONDv2, whole genome shotgun sequence window:
- the LOC117622974 gene encoding dirigent protein 2-like, translated as MASNLIPNLSDFSFSLLLVLAMAPFLAQSSKLKETQLVLYFQDNVSAGPNATSLPVAGIAGKLWTFTQFGTVYVTDDPLTAGPEPNSASIGRAQGITVAAALNGRNALVLVSPVFTNQEYNGSTLELQGNSKQFEQVREVAVVSGTGKFRFARGYATFETYLVDPATSYSVERCNITVQHY; from the coding sequence ATGGCATCAAACCTCATACCAAACCTCAGTGACTTCTCCTTTTCACTACTACTGGTTCTAGCCATGGCGCCATTTTTAGCCCAATCCAGTAAGCTCAAAGAAACCCAATTGGTCCTGTACTTCCAAGACAACGTCTCTGCTGGTCCAAATGCCACAAGCTTACCAGTTGCAGGTATTGCGGGCAAGCTTTGGACCTTCACTCAATTTGGGACAGTTTATGTCACCGACGACCCATTAACTGCAGGCCCGGAACCAAACTCTGCCTCCATAGGCCGGGCCCAAGGCATAACTGTGGCAGCAGCCCTGAATGGACGGAATGCCCTTGTCTTGGTGTCACCTGTGTTCACAAACCAGGAGTATAACGGCAGCACACTAGAGCTACAAGGAAACAGCAAGCAATTTGAGCAAGTTAGAGAGGTGGCAGTAGTATCTGGTACCGGAAAGTTTCGATTTGCTAGGGGATACGCTACGTTTGAAACATATTTGGTGGACCCTGCCACTTCCTACTCCGTCGAGCGATGCAACATCACGGTGCAACATTACTAG